A DNA window from Coffea arabica cultivar ET-39 chromosome 6c, Coffea Arabica ET-39 HiFi, whole genome shotgun sequence contains the following coding sequences:
- the LOC113691707 gene encoding uncharacterized protein isoform X2 codes for MPLKLHQHNLVSSSAPDPWLSVQPSRNCKVVSFNHQPFYWCFRKKRRGLRLSLLDDGNLKLNYSFPDFGRHTLNFSRSTRSGLLLPFASADDGVTVNGSPRASAGGEVEELRVKLDQSLQGEECNTGLVQSLHDAARVFELAIRDQSLSSKVSWFSTAWIGIDKTAWIKELSYQASVYSLLQAASEITSRGDGRDRDINIFVQRSLLRQSAALEAVINNKLSAKQPQAHQWFWMEQVPAAVSNFVNYIEKDQSFSAFTSMSGKVMPLVSENASDLSLLMLALSCIAAIMKLGPTKISCAQFFSSMPDTTGRLMDMLIEFVPIRQAYHSVKDIGLRREFLVHFGPRAAANRVKNDRHTEEVMFWVSLVQKQLQKAIDRERIWSKLTTCESIEVLERDLAIFGFFIALGRSTQSFLSANGFDSVDEPIEELMRYLIGGSVLYYPQLSSISSYQLYVEVVCEELDWLPFYPGSSNSFKRNMGHKRKEESPPNPEAIPLALDVCSHWIQSFIKYSKWLENPSNVKAAGFLSKGHEKLKVCLEELGIQKTTSGTYSPTELESDSFDKALESVEEALMRLEGLLQELHMSSSTSGKEHLKAACSDLERIRRLKKEAEFLEASFRAKEASLQQEGDASDSSSVSNERQHSRGKASKRASINRDSGSRVSKPRGLWSFLVRPSNKSSDLGMSMANANDDECFEQRTAGTVSSYSESNEIQRFELLRNELIELEKRVQKSSDRSEYEEEDIQTTDESFSQRNEVKGPNLVRVQKKESIIEKSLDKLKGTSTDVWQGTQLLAIDVAAAMGLLRRVVIGDELTEKEKQALRRTLTDLASVVPIGFLMLLPVTAVGHAAMLAAIQRYVPSLIPSTYGPERLDLLRQLEKVKEMEDEVNSEENADEKPR; via the exons ATGCCACTCAAATTGCATCAGCACAACCTCGTATCTTCAAG CGCTCCAGATCCATGGCTTTCAGTTCAACCATCTAGAAACTGTAAGGTAGTTAGCTTCAATCACCAGCCATTTTACTGGTGTTTTAGGAAGAAGAGACGTGGTTTGAGGCTTTCTTTGTTGGATGATGGTAATCTGAAGCTAAACTACAGCTTCCCAGATTTTGGGAGACATACTCTAAATTTCTCCAGATCAACAAGAAGTGGACTCCTGTTACCCTTTGCCTCTGCAGATGATGGGGTGACAGTTAATGGGAGTCCTCGAGCAAGTGCTGGTGGTGAAGTTGAGGAATTGAGAGTTAAACTTGATCAATCATTACAAGGTGAAGAATGTAATACTGGCCTGGTCCAATCATTACACGATGCCGCTAGGGTATTTGAACTTGCTATCAGAGACCAAAGCTTATCATCAAAAGTTTCATGGTTCTCAACTGCATGGATTGGTATTGACAAGACTGCTTGGATAAAGGAACTATCCTACCAG GCATCAGTTTATTCTCTACTGCAAGCGGCAAGTGAAATTACATCTCGAGGAGATGGAAGAGACagagatattaatatttttgtccaaaggAG TTTGTTGCGGCAATCTGCGGCATTGGAGGCTGTAATTAATAATAAATTATCAGCCAAACAACCTCAAGCTCATCAATGGTTTTGGATGGAGCAAGTTCCTGCTGCTGTCAGCAATTTTGTAAACTATATTGAGAAGGACCAATCTTTTTCTGCTTTTACTTCAAT GTCTGGGAAAGTAATGCCTCTGGTTTCGGAAAATGCAAGTGACTTGTCACTTCTTATGCTTGCATTGAGTTGCATTGCAGCAATTATGAAGCTTGGCCCAACTAAAATTTCTTGTGCACAGTTCTTCTCCAGTATGCCAGACACGACAGGTAGATTGATGGACATGCTGATTGAGTTTGTGCCTATCCGTCAAGCTTATCATTCCGTGAAGGATATTGGTCTCCGCAGAGAGTTTCTTGTCCATTTTGGCCCTCGTGCTGCAGCAAATAGAGTAAAAAATGATCGACACACTGAAGAGGTTATGTTTTGGGTTAGTCTTGTACAGAAGCAGCTACAAAAAGCTATTGATAGGGAGAGGATATGGTCCAAACTCACAACATGTGAAAGTATTGAG GTGCTAGAGAGGGATTTGGCCATATTTGGGTTCTTCATTGCTTTAGGAAGAAGCACACAGTCCTTCCTTTCTGCAAACGGTTTCGATTCTGTTGATGAACCTATTGAAGAACTTATGAG GTATCTGATTGGGGGAAGTGTGTTATATTATCCTCAGCTGTCATCTATAAGTTCTTATCAACTGTATGTGGAG gttgtttgtgaagagcTAGACTGGCTTCCCTTTTACCCAGGAAGTAGTAATAGCTTTAAACGCAATATGGGGcataaaagaaaggaagaaagtcCTCCAAATCCTGAAGCTATACCCCTAGCATTGGATGTTTGCTCTCATTGGATCCAGAGTTTCATTAAATACagtaaatggctggaaaatccTTCCAATGTTAAGGCTGCTGGATTTCTTTCCAAAGG GCACGAGAAGTTGAAGGTGTGTTTGGAAGAACTAGGTATACAAAA GACCACATCTGGAACTTATTCACCAACCGAGCTAGAGTCTGATTCCTTTGATAAG GCTTTGGAAAGTGTTGAAGAAGCTCTGATGAGATTGGAAGGATTGCTTCAGGAGCTTCATATGTCAAGCTCCACTTCTGGGAAGGAGCATCTCAAAGCTGCTTGTTCTGATCTTGAGCGGATAAGGCGGCTAAAAAAAGAGGCTGAGTTTCTTGAGGCATCTTTCAGGGCGAAGGAAGCTTCCTTACAACAG GAGGGTGATGCAAGTGATTCATCTTCTGTTAGCAATGAGAGACAGCATTCTAGGGGAAAAGCCAGCAAGAGGGCCAGCATAAATAGAGATAGTGGCAGCAG GGTAAGTAAACCTCGTGGATTGTGGAGCTTCCTAGTACGCCCCTCAAACAAATCCAGTGACCTTGGGATGTCAATGGCCAATGCAAAT GATGATGAATGCTTTGAACAGAGAACTGCAGGCACAGTGTCTTCATATTCAGAGTCAAATGAAATCCAACGCTTTGAACTCCTAAGGAATGAACTAATAGAACTGGAGAAGCGAGTTCAAAAGAGTTCTGATCGGTCTGAATATGAAGAG GAAGATATTCAGACAACCGATGAAAGTTTCAGCCAGCGAAATGAAGTTAAAGGCCCTAACTTGGTTCGAGTTCAGAAGAAGGAAAGCATTATCGAAAAGTCATTGGATAAGCTAAAAGGGACTAGCACG GATGTTTGGCAAGGAACTCAACTTCTTGCTATTGATGTTGCTGCTGCTATGGGGCTGCTTAGGAGGGTTGTAATAGGTGATGAATTAACAGAGAAAGAAAAGCAAGCACTTCGAAGAACCTTGACAGACTTGGCATCTGTAGTTCCAATTGGCTTTCTAATGCTTCTTCCT GTTACCGCAGTTGGGCATGCTGCTATGTTGGCTGCAATTCAAAGATACGTGCCGTCTCTG ATACCGTCCACATATGGACCAGAAAGGTTAGATCTCTTGAGGCAGCTGGAGAAAGTGAAGGAAATGGAGGATGAGGTGAACTCCGAGGAAAATGCTGATGAAAAGCCGAGGTAA
- the LOC113691707 gene encoding uncharacterized protein isoform X1 translates to MPLKLHQHNLVSSSAPDPWLSVQPSRNCKVVSFNHQPFYWCFRKKRRGLRLSLLDDGNLKLNYSFPDFGRHTLNFSRSTRSGLLLPFASADDGVTVNGSPRASAGGEVEELRVKLDQSLQGEECNTGLVQSLHDAARVFELAIRDQSLSSKVSWFSTAWIGIDKTAWIKELSYQASVYSLLQAASEITSRGDGRDRDINIFVQRSLLRQSAALEAVINNKLSAKQPQAHQWFWMEQVPAAVSNFVNYIEKDQSFSAFTSMSGKVMPLVSENASDLSLLMLALSCIAAIMKLGPTKISCAQFFSSMPDTTGRLMDMLIEFVPIRQAYHSVKDIGLRREFLVHFGPRAAANRVKNDRHTEEVMFWVSLVQKQLQKAIDRERIWSKLTTCESIEVLERDLAIFGFFIALGRSTQSFLSANGFDSVDEPIEELMRYLIGGSVLYYPQLSSISSYQLYVEVVCEELDWLPFYPGSSNSFKRNMGHKRKEESPPNPEAIPLALDVCSHWIQSFIKYSKWLENPSNVKAAGFLSKGHEKLKVCLEELGIQKTTSGTYSPTELESDSFDKALESVEEALMRLEGLLQELHMSSSTSGKEHLKAACSDLERIRRLKKEAEFLEASFRAKEASLQQEGDASDSSSVSNERQHSRGKASKRASINRDSGSRVSKPRGLWSFLVRPSNKSSDLGMSMANANDDECFEQRTAGTVSSYSESNEIQRFELLRNELIELEKRVQKSSDRSEYEEEDIQTTDESFSQRNEVKGPNLVRVQKKESIIEKSLDKLKGTSTDVWQGTQLLAIDVAAAMGLLRRVVIGDELTEKEKQALRRTLTDLASVVPIGFLMLLPVTAVGHAAMLAAIQRYVPSLIPSTYGPERLDLLRQLEKVKEMEDEVNSEENADEKPSK, encoded by the exons ATGCCACTCAAATTGCATCAGCACAACCTCGTATCTTCAAG CGCTCCAGATCCATGGCTTTCAGTTCAACCATCTAGAAACTGTAAGGTAGTTAGCTTCAATCACCAGCCATTTTACTGGTGTTTTAGGAAGAAGAGACGTGGTTTGAGGCTTTCTTTGTTGGATGATGGTAATCTGAAGCTAAACTACAGCTTCCCAGATTTTGGGAGACATACTCTAAATTTCTCCAGATCAACAAGAAGTGGACTCCTGTTACCCTTTGCCTCTGCAGATGATGGGGTGACAGTTAATGGGAGTCCTCGAGCAAGTGCTGGTGGTGAAGTTGAGGAATTGAGAGTTAAACTTGATCAATCATTACAAGGTGAAGAATGTAATACTGGCCTGGTCCAATCATTACACGATGCCGCTAGGGTATTTGAACTTGCTATCAGAGACCAAAGCTTATCATCAAAAGTTTCATGGTTCTCAACTGCATGGATTGGTATTGACAAGACTGCTTGGATAAAGGAACTATCCTACCAG GCATCAGTTTATTCTCTACTGCAAGCGGCAAGTGAAATTACATCTCGAGGAGATGGAAGAGACagagatattaatatttttgtccaaaggAG TTTGTTGCGGCAATCTGCGGCATTGGAGGCTGTAATTAATAATAAATTATCAGCCAAACAACCTCAAGCTCATCAATGGTTTTGGATGGAGCAAGTTCCTGCTGCTGTCAGCAATTTTGTAAACTATATTGAGAAGGACCAATCTTTTTCTGCTTTTACTTCAAT GTCTGGGAAAGTAATGCCTCTGGTTTCGGAAAATGCAAGTGACTTGTCACTTCTTATGCTTGCATTGAGTTGCATTGCAGCAATTATGAAGCTTGGCCCAACTAAAATTTCTTGTGCACAGTTCTTCTCCAGTATGCCAGACACGACAGGTAGATTGATGGACATGCTGATTGAGTTTGTGCCTATCCGTCAAGCTTATCATTCCGTGAAGGATATTGGTCTCCGCAGAGAGTTTCTTGTCCATTTTGGCCCTCGTGCTGCAGCAAATAGAGTAAAAAATGATCGACACACTGAAGAGGTTATGTTTTGGGTTAGTCTTGTACAGAAGCAGCTACAAAAAGCTATTGATAGGGAGAGGATATGGTCCAAACTCACAACATGTGAAAGTATTGAG GTGCTAGAGAGGGATTTGGCCATATTTGGGTTCTTCATTGCTTTAGGAAGAAGCACACAGTCCTTCCTTTCTGCAAACGGTTTCGATTCTGTTGATGAACCTATTGAAGAACTTATGAG GTATCTGATTGGGGGAAGTGTGTTATATTATCCTCAGCTGTCATCTATAAGTTCTTATCAACTGTATGTGGAG gttgtttgtgaagagcTAGACTGGCTTCCCTTTTACCCAGGAAGTAGTAATAGCTTTAAACGCAATATGGGGcataaaagaaaggaagaaagtcCTCCAAATCCTGAAGCTATACCCCTAGCATTGGATGTTTGCTCTCATTGGATCCAGAGTTTCATTAAATACagtaaatggctggaaaatccTTCCAATGTTAAGGCTGCTGGATTTCTTTCCAAAGG GCACGAGAAGTTGAAGGTGTGTTTGGAAGAACTAGGTATACAAAA GACCACATCTGGAACTTATTCACCAACCGAGCTAGAGTCTGATTCCTTTGATAAG GCTTTGGAAAGTGTTGAAGAAGCTCTGATGAGATTGGAAGGATTGCTTCAGGAGCTTCATATGTCAAGCTCCACTTCTGGGAAGGAGCATCTCAAAGCTGCTTGTTCTGATCTTGAGCGGATAAGGCGGCTAAAAAAAGAGGCTGAGTTTCTTGAGGCATCTTTCAGGGCGAAGGAAGCTTCCTTACAACAG GAGGGTGATGCAAGTGATTCATCTTCTGTTAGCAATGAGAGACAGCATTCTAGGGGAAAAGCCAGCAAGAGGGCCAGCATAAATAGAGATAGTGGCAGCAG GGTAAGTAAACCTCGTGGATTGTGGAGCTTCCTAGTACGCCCCTCAAACAAATCCAGTGACCTTGGGATGTCAATGGCCAATGCAAAT GATGATGAATGCTTTGAACAGAGAACTGCAGGCACAGTGTCTTCATATTCAGAGTCAAATGAAATCCAACGCTTTGAACTCCTAAGGAATGAACTAATAGAACTGGAGAAGCGAGTTCAAAAGAGTTCTGATCGGTCTGAATATGAAGAG GAAGATATTCAGACAACCGATGAAAGTTTCAGCCAGCGAAATGAAGTTAAAGGCCCTAACTTGGTTCGAGTTCAGAAGAAGGAAAGCATTATCGAAAAGTCATTGGATAAGCTAAAAGGGACTAGCACG GATGTTTGGCAAGGAACTCAACTTCTTGCTATTGATGTTGCTGCTGCTATGGGGCTGCTTAGGAGGGTTGTAATAGGTGATGAATTAACAGAGAAAGAAAAGCAAGCACTTCGAAGAACCTTGACAGACTTGGCATCTGTAGTTCCAATTGGCTTTCTAATGCTTCTTCCT GTTACCGCAGTTGGGCATGCTGCTATGTTGGCTGCAATTCAAAGATACGTGCCGTCTCTG ATACCGTCCACATATGGACCAGAAAGGTTAGATCTCTTGAGGCAGCTGGAGAAAGTGAAGGAAATGGAGGATGAGGTGAACTCCGAGGAAAATGCTGATGAAAAGCCGAG TAAATGA
- the LOC113691707 gene encoding uncharacterized protein isoform X3 — protein MPLKLHQHNLVSSSAPDPWLSVQPSRNCKVVSFNHQPFYWCFRKKRRGLRLSLLDDGNLKLNYSFPDFGRHTLNFSRSTRSGLLLPFASADDGVTVNGSPRASAGGEVEELRVKLDQSLQGEECNTGLVQSLHDAARVFELAIRDQSLSSKVSWFSTAWIGIDKTAWIKELSYQASVYSLLQAASEITSRGDGRDRDINIFVQRRSGKVMPLVSENASDLSLLMLALSCIAAIMKLGPTKISCAQFFSSMPDTTGRLMDMLIEFVPIRQAYHSVKDIGLRREFLVHFGPRAAANRVKNDRHTEEVMFWVSLVQKQLQKAIDRERIWSKLTTCESIEVLERDLAIFGFFIALGRSTQSFLSANGFDSVDEPIEELMRYLIGGSVLYYPQLSSISSYQLYVEVVCEELDWLPFYPGSSNSFKRNMGHKRKEESPPNPEAIPLALDVCSHWIQSFIKYSKWLENPSNVKAAGFLSKGHEKLKVCLEELGIQKTTSGTYSPTELESDSFDKALESVEEALMRLEGLLQELHMSSSTSGKEHLKAACSDLERIRRLKKEAEFLEASFRAKEASLQQEGDASDSSSVSNERQHSRGKASKRASINRDSGSRVSKPRGLWSFLVRPSNKSSDLGMSMANANDDECFEQRTAGTVSSYSESNEIQRFELLRNELIELEKRVQKSSDRSEYEEEDIQTTDESFSQRNEVKGPNLVRVQKKESIIEKSLDKLKGTSTDVWQGTQLLAIDVAAAMGLLRRVVIGDELTEKEKQALRRTLTDLASVVPIGFLMLLPVTAVGHAAMLAAIQRYVPSLIPSTYGPERLDLLRQLEKVKEMEDEVNSEENADEKPSK, from the exons ATGCCACTCAAATTGCATCAGCACAACCTCGTATCTTCAAG CGCTCCAGATCCATGGCTTTCAGTTCAACCATCTAGAAACTGTAAGGTAGTTAGCTTCAATCACCAGCCATTTTACTGGTGTTTTAGGAAGAAGAGACGTGGTTTGAGGCTTTCTTTGTTGGATGATGGTAATCTGAAGCTAAACTACAGCTTCCCAGATTTTGGGAGACATACTCTAAATTTCTCCAGATCAACAAGAAGTGGACTCCTGTTACCCTTTGCCTCTGCAGATGATGGGGTGACAGTTAATGGGAGTCCTCGAGCAAGTGCTGGTGGTGAAGTTGAGGAATTGAGAGTTAAACTTGATCAATCATTACAAGGTGAAGAATGTAATACTGGCCTGGTCCAATCATTACACGATGCCGCTAGGGTATTTGAACTTGCTATCAGAGACCAAAGCTTATCATCAAAAGTTTCATGGTTCTCAACTGCATGGATTGGTATTGACAAGACTGCTTGGATAAAGGAACTATCCTACCAG GCATCAGTTTATTCTCTACTGCAAGCGGCAAGTGAAATTACATCTCGAGGAGATGGAAGAGACagagatattaatatttttgtccaaaggAG GTCTGGGAAAGTAATGCCTCTGGTTTCGGAAAATGCAAGTGACTTGTCACTTCTTATGCTTGCATTGAGTTGCATTGCAGCAATTATGAAGCTTGGCCCAACTAAAATTTCTTGTGCACAGTTCTTCTCCAGTATGCCAGACACGACAGGTAGATTGATGGACATGCTGATTGAGTTTGTGCCTATCCGTCAAGCTTATCATTCCGTGAAGGATATTGGTCTCCGCAGAGAGTTTCTTGTCCATTTTGGCCCTCGTGCTGCAGCAAATAGAGTAAAAAATGATCGACACACTGAAGAGGTTATGTTTTGGGTTAGTCTTGTACAGAAGCAGCTACAAAAAGCTATTGATAGGGAGAGGATATGGTCCAAACTCACAACATGTGAAAGTATTGAG GTGCTAGAGAGGGATTTGGCCATATTTGGGTTCTTCATTGCTTTAGGAAGAAGCACACAGTCCTTCCTTTCTGCAAACGGTTTCGATTCTGTTGATGAACCTATTGAAGAACTTATGAG GTATCTGATTGGGGGAAGTGTGTTATATTATCCTCAGCTGTCATCTATAAGTTCTTATCAACTGTATGTGGAG gttgtttgtgaagagcTAGACTGGCTTCCCTTTTACCCAGGAAGTAGTAATAGCTTTAAACGCAATATGGGGcataaaagaaaggaagaaagtcCTCCAAATCCTGAAGCTATACCCCTAGCATTGGATGTTTGCTCTCATTGGATCCAGAGTTTCATTAAATACagtaaatggctggaaaatccTTCCAATGTTAAGGCTGCTGGATTTCTTTCCAAAGG GCACGAGAAGTTGAAGGTGTGTTTGGAAGAACTAGGTATACAAAA GACCACATCTGGAACTTATTCACCAACCGAGCTAGAGTCTGATTCCTTTGATAAG GCTTTGGAAAGTGTTGAAGAAGCTCTGATGAGATTGGAAGGATTGCTTCAGGAGCTTCATATGTCAAGCTCCACTTCTGGGAAGGAGCATCTCAAAGCTGCTTGTTCTGATCTTGAGCGGATAAGGCGGCTAAAAAAAGAGGCTGAGTTTCTTGAGGCATCTTTCAGGGCGAAGGAAGCTTCCTTACAACAG GAGGGTGATGCAAGTGATTCATCTTCTGTTAGCAATGAGAGACAGCATTCTAGGGGAAAAGCCAGCAAGAGGGCCAGCATAAATAGAGATAGTGGCAGCAG GGTAAGTAAACCTCGTGGATTGTGGAGCTTCCTAGTACGCCCCTCAAACAAATCCAGTGACCTTGGGATGTCAATGGCCAATGCAAAT GATGATGAATGCTTTGAACAGAGAACTGCAGGCACAGTGTCTTCATATTCAGAGTCAAATGAAATCCAACGCTTTGAACTCCTAAGGAATGAACTAATAGAACTGGAGAAGCGAGTTCAAAAGAGTTCTGATCGGTCTGAATATGAAGAG GAAGATATTCAGACAACCGATGAAAGTTTCAGCCAGCGAAATGAAGTTAAAGGCCCTAACTTGGTTCGAGTTCAGAAGAAGGAAAGCATTATCGAAAAGTCATTGGATAAGCTAAAAGGGACTAGCACG GATGTTTGGCAAGGAACTCAACTTCTTGCTATTGATGTTGCTGCTGCTATGGGGCTGCTTAGGAGGGTTGTAATAGGTGATGAATTAACAGAGAAAGAAAAGCAAGCACTTCGAAGAACCTTGACAGACTTGGCATCTGTAGTTCCAATTGGCTTTCTAATGCTTCTTCCT GTTACCGCAGTTGGGCATGCTGCTATGTTGGCTGCAATTCAAAGATACGTGCCGTCTCTG ATACCGTCCACATATGGACCAGAAAGGTTAGATCTCTTGAGGCAGCTGGAGAAAGTGAAGGAAATGGAGGATGAGGTGAACTCCGAGGAAAATGCTGATGAAAAGCCGAG TAAATGA
- the LOC113691707 gene encoding uncharacterized protein isoform X4 produces MPLKLHQHNLVSSSAPDPWLSVQPSRNCKVVSFNHQPFYWCFRKKRRGLRLSLLDDGNLKLNYSFPDFGRHTLNFSRSTRSGLLLPFASADDGVTVNGSPRASAGGEVEELRVKLDQSLQGEECNTGLVQSLHDAARVFELAIRDQSLSSKVSWFSTAWIGIDKTAWIKELSYQASVYSLLQAASEITSRGDGRDRDINIFVQRSLLRQSAALEAVINNKLSAKQPQAHQWFWMEQVPAAVSNFVNYIEKDQSFSAFTSMSGKVMPLVSENASDLSLLMLALSCIAAIMKLGPTKISCAQFFSSMPDTTGRLMDMLIEFVPIRQAYHSVKDIGLRREFLVHFGPRAAANRVKNDRHTEEVMFWVSLVQKQLQKAIDRERIWSKLTTCESIEVLERDLAIFGFFIALGRSTQSFLSANGFDSVDEPIEELMRYLIGGSVLYYPQLSSISSYQLYVEVVCEELDWLPFYPGSSNSFKRNMGHKRKEESPPNPEAIPLALDVCSHWIQSFIKYSKWLENPSNVKAAGFLSKGHEKLKVCLEELGIQKTTSGTYSPTELESDSFDKALESVEEALMRLEGLLQELHMSSSTSGKEHLKAACSDLERIRRLKKEAEFLEASFRAKEASLQQEGDASDSSSVSNERQHSRGKASKRASINRDSGSRVSKPRGLWSFLVRPSNKSSDLGMSMANANDDECFEQRTAGTVSSYSESNEIQRFELLRNELIELEKRVQKSSDRSEYEEVSFDIQWVLNMKIFRQPMKVSASEMKLKALTWFEFRRRKALSKSHWIS; encoded by the exons ATGCCACTCAAATTGCATCAGCACAACCTCGTATCTTCAAG CGCTCCAGATCCATGGCTTTCAGTTCAACCATCTAGAAACTGTAAGGTAGTTAGCTTCAATCACCAGCCATTTTACTGGTGTTTTAGGAAGAAGAGACGTGGTTTGAGGCTTTCTTTGTTGGATGATGGTAATCTGAAGCTAAACTACAGCTTCCCAGATTTTGGGAGACATACTCTAAATTTCTCCAGATCAACAAGAAGTGGACTCCTGTTACCCTTTGCCTCTGCAGATGATGGGGTGACAGTTAATGGGAGTCCTCGAGCAAGTGCTGGTGGTGAAGTTGAGGAATTGAGAGTTAAACTTGATCAATCATTACAAGGTGAAGAATGTAATACTGGCCTGGTCCAATCATTACACGATGCCGCTAGGGTATTTGAACTTGCTATCAGAGACCAAAGCTTATCATCAAAAGTTTCATGGTTCTCAACTGCATGGATTGGTATTGACAAGACTGCTTGGATAAAGGAACTATCCTACCAG GCATCAGTTTATTCTCTACTGCAAGCGGCAAGTGAAATTACATCTCGAGGAGATGGAAGAGACagagatattaatatttttgtccaaaggAG TTTGTTGCGGCAATCTGCGGCATTGGAGGCTGTAATTAATAATAAATTATCAGCCAAACAACCTCAAGCTCATCAATGGTTTTGGATGGAGCAAGTTCCTGCTGCTGTCAGCAATTTTGTAAACTATATTGAGAAGGACCAATCTTTTTCTGCTTTTACTTCAAT GTCTGGGAAAGTAATGCCTCTGGTTTCGGAAAATGCAAGTGACTTGTCACTTCTTATGCTTGCATTGAGTTGCATTGCAGCAATTATGAAGCTTGGCCCAACTAAAATTTCTTGTGCACAGTTCTTCTCCAGTATGCCAGACACGACAGGTAGATTGATGGACATGCTGATTGAGTTTGTGCCTATCCGTCAAGCTTATCATTCCGTGAAGGATATTGGTCTCCGCAGAGAGTTTCTTGTCCATTTTGGCCCTCGTGCTGCAGCAAATAGAGTAAAAAATGATCGACACACTGAAGAGGTTATGTTTTGGGTTAGTCTTGTACAGAAGCAGCTACAAAAAGCTATTGATAGGGAGAGGATATGGTCCAAACTCACAACATGTGAAAGTATTGAG GTGCTAGAGAGGGATTTGGCCATATTTGGGTTCTTCATTGCTTTAGGAAGAAGCACACAGTCCTTCCTTTCTGCAAACGGTTTCGATTCTGTTGATGAACCTATTGAAGAACTTATGAG GTATCTGATTGGGGGAAGTGTGTTATATTATCCTCAGCTGTCATCTATAAGTTCTTATCAACTGTATGTGGAG gttgtttgtgaagagcTAGACTGGCTTCCCTTTTACCCAGGAAGTAGTAATAGCTTTAAACGCAATATGGGGcataaaagaaaggaagaaagtcCTCCAAATCCTGAAGCTATACCCCTAGCATTGGATGTTTGCTCTCATTGGATCCAGAGTTTCATTAAATACagtaaatggctggaaaatccTTCCAATGTTAAGGCTGCTGGATTTCTTTCCAAAGG GCACGAGAAGTTGAAGGTGTGTTTGGAAGAACTAGGTATACAAAA GACCACATCTGGAACTTATTCACCAACCGAGCTAGAGTCTGATTCCTTTGATAAG GCTTTGGAAAGTGTTGAAGAAGCTCTGATGAGATTGGAAGGATTGCTTCAGGAGCTTCATATGTCAAGCTCCACTTCTGGGAAGGAGCATCTCAAAGCTGCTTGTTCTGATCTTGAGCGGATAAGGCGGCTAAAAAAAGAGGCTGAGTTTCTTGAGGCATCTTTCAGGGCGAAGGAAGCTTCCTTACAACAG GAGGGTGATGCAAGTGATTCATCTTCTGTTAGCAATGAGAGACAGCATTCTAGGGGAAAAGCCAGCAAGAGGGCCAGCATAAATAGAGATAGTGGCAGCAG GGTAAGTAAACCTCGTGGATTGTGGAGCTTCCTAGTACGCCCCTCAAACAAATCCAGTGACCTTGGGATGTCAATGGCCAATGCAAAT GATGATGAATGCTTTGAACAGAGAACTGCAGGCACAGTGTCTTCATATTCAGAGTCAAATGAAATCCAACGCTTTGAACTCCTAAGGAATGAACTAATAGAACTGGAGAAGCGAGTTCAAAAGAGTTCTGATCGGTCTGAATATGAAGAGGTATCCTTTGACATTCAGTGGGTACTTAACAT GAAGATATTCAGACAACCGATGAAAGTTTCAGCCAGCGAAATGAAGTTAAAGGCCCTAACTTGGTTCGAGTTCAGAAGAAGGAAAGCATTATCGAAAAGTCATTGGATAAGCTAA